The sequence GGaatattttaagaaagtttctaatttaggaaataagttatattaggaaagtttctattttaggaaagtttccattttaggaaagttgctattttaggaaagtttctattttaggagaggtttcattttaggaaagtttccatTTTAAGAAACTTATTTCCAGAGAAGCTGAGCTTAAGTCGTTGATTCTCGTGTTGCAGTTGACCTCAGCTGACCGCATCTTCCGTTGTTCATTTCAGCCTGtggctaaggtgagggctaTCCCATTAAATCCCgagctagtttagtactactattatggaaagtttagtttcgaaacatgatccgtctctgtgaattgagtctgtttgagagtcttgtttgtttattattactaTTGATTGTTAAACCGAAAATAGGATAATAGAGGATTCAACGGTTGACTGAATTGAATGAATTAAGAactgttatttatatatgtatatacataagtCTGTTATGAGATTGCGGGGCACAAAGATGTTGTGCTAACGGCGCATTGTGTGGAGATTGCGGGACACAGAGACGTTTGTGTTAGCGGCGCATTGTATGGAGATTGCGGGGCATATGGACGTCTATGCTAGCGGCGCATTGTATGAGGGATTGCGGGGTACAAAGACGTTTGTACTAGCGGCGCATAGGTGATTGCGGGGTACAAGGATGGACTCTTGTACTAGCGGCGCAtagagttatatatttatatccgtaTAAGGAGAATGCGGGGTGTGTGATCTAGTTATGCACTATCAGCGCATTTGATGTTTTTATGTGGTGTATTAGACACTGTGTTTGTTTTATGCTAGAACTAGGCCTACATAGTCGTAGTGCTATGTACTGAGTCAGTGGTTTGTGGTTTAGCATCCCATACCTCACGGAGTAACTCCCCTGTTACTCACCCCTCCTTCTTTccccctttcaggtgagactgacgagcaggagtgattgctatcggattggtgctttgggagttttatttctttctttttcaaacTTGCGGATTTTATGCTTTTATCGATATTCTCGagatttattatgttatttggATTTATGGCTATTTATTGGATTTACGACTTTGGAGTTGACTTTTGAGAAGTAATAAATGGagatttcagaattttatttgtttattttattttggaaaatacgggtgttacaatttggtatcagagcgggttcCGTCCCGGCTCTGACCCGGGATGGCGATTTGTTGGGACATAGTTTCGACTCggtttttaatcggttttagacatttttaaaatatttatgggaATATGggagttttaaaaataaaagtaaatagcaCCTTTCTGTTTGGTATTGTGTCTAGAATCGTTGGTGTTCGGTTTCGGCAGAAGTTTATTGAGGTGCTTTTTCCTTTCAGATGCCGCCGCGTAAGAGAGTTGTTCGCACTCAGTCCGCTAGTGCTTCACGAGAGGGTGGAGATGAGAATGTGCCGCCACCGGTTCCACCGATTGATCAGGATGCCCTTAGGCAGATGGTGCAGGATGCTGCCAGACAGGCTGCACATGAGGCAGTTCAGCAAGCTGTCCAGGAGGCTGCTAGAGTAGCTGCACAGGAAGTGGTTAGGCAGATGGCTGCAGCTCAGCAGGTTCCGCCAGTTCAGGTTCAGGGGCATCAGCAGCCCCCTATTCAGCCGGTTCCACCAGTTCAGGTTCAGGGGCAGCAGCAGCCCCCTATTCAGCAGGTTCCTGAGGTTGATGAGACGCTTATGCAGGTGATGAAACAGATGAAAACTGTGGATTTGGAGACTTTTGGGGGAACAGTAGACCCTTTTCAGGCTTATAATTGGAAGCATAGATTAGCTACGTGTATGCAGACTATCAATTGTCCGTTGCGCCTTTGCCTTAATATCGCAGAGTTGTATCTGCGTGGGAATGCATTAGTATGGTGGGATGGAGTGCAATCGATGCGTGATGGCGATATGACTTATGAGGATTTCCTCATTGCGTTCGACAAGAAGTATTTTCCTAGAGAAGCATTGCACCAGAAGAAGAATGCTTTTGAGCATCTGAGGCAGGGTACTAGGAGTGTCAGAGAGTATGAGCGGGAGTTTTGCCAACTCCGCTTGTTTGCTGGTAATAATTTTGATGCGGAGGACTTGATCAGGAGATTCTTAGATGGGATGCGAGTTGATCTTCGCGGCAGGTGCAGTATGGTTACTTACACAAGCTTGGAGGATCTGGTAGAGAAGGCTGCTGTGCAGGAGGCATGTATTGCAGAGGAGCAGAAGTACTCTAAGGCCCAACCTAAGACTGAAAGAACTTCAGGGTCACCGAACATGGCAGGGGATCAGTCAGGAACACCCAGTTGTGAGCGCTGCCATCGCTACCATTTTGGAGATTGCGTCATGTGTTTTGCATGTGGGCGGTTAGGCCATGTGGCCAAGTATTGTCGATTTACAAAAGTGGATGGTACTGGTACCGGACAGGTTACAGCACCAACGACACTAGCAGCGGCTTCAAAGAAGTGTTATGGCTGTGGCCAGCCTGGTCACATTTTCAGGGATTGCCCGAGGGGGGGACGTGTAGAGAATCCATCACCAGCTAAGCGCCAGGCTATCGCACCACGAGAATTTGCAGCAAGAGGCAACGAGAGAGTTGAGCCGGCTGATGGTATGTATCTTTTCACCTTGGTAGTTTACGTTTGTGCATGTTGTCTTTTGCGGTTAtcatgtgtttaaaaaaaaaaagttgtgctTAAGATCAGTAGCGGCTGAGTATGAGAGATTTCACCTTATTTGATATGGGAGGACCACATAGTTTGGAGTGTCTACAGCGAACAAGCGTCTTTATAACAAAGTTAAGTCATGCTGAAGACATCTTATTCCTTTTCTTGGCTCAGGATttgaattcggggacgaattccttCTTAGTGGGGAAGAATTGTAACGAGCCAGATTTTTCTGGTGGGCCAGTTTGgcctttattaaaaattaaagtctaaTTCTCTCTTTTTACTTTGTCCCACATTGGATGTTTAGAAAACCTACCTCCTttcccttctcctatataagaaACTCCATCCTTTCTCTTTATTCTcatcaagtcaaagtatttctTTGCATGTGACGAGTTGTTGTTGAATTATTCGACGACCAGTCACTAGTGAATTTTCCGGTGGGATTTCCGGGTGAGCTTCCGGCGAGATTTCTGGACGAGCTTCCGGTGAGATTTCTAGACGAGCTTCCGGCGGGTTTTCTAGTAAGTTTGTTGCCTCCTTATTTCTAGTTATAGGaatattttaagaaagtttctaatttaggaaataagttatattaggaaagtttctattttaggaaagtttccattttaggaaagttgctattttaggaaagtttctattttaggagaggtttcattttaggaaagtttccatTTTAAGAAACTTATTTCCAGAGAAGCTGAGCTTAAGTCGTTGATTCTCGTGTTGCAGTTGACCTCAGCTGACCGCATCTTCCGTTGTTCATTTCAGCCTGtggctaaggtgagggctaTCCCATTAAATCCCgagctagtttagtactactattatggaaagtttagtttcgaaacatgatccgtctctgtgaattgagtctgtttgagagtcttgtttgtttattattactaTTGATTGTTAAACCGAAAATAGGATAATAGAGGATTCAACGGTTGACTGAATTGAATGAATTAAGAactgttatttatatatgtatatacataagtCTGTTATGAGATTGCGGGGCACAAAGATGTTGTGCTAACGGCGCATTGTGTGGAGATTGCGGGACACAGAGACGTTTGTGTTAGCGGCGCATTGTATGGAGATTGCGGGGCATATGGACGTCTATGCTAGCGGCGCATTGTATGAGGGATTGCGGGGTACAAAGACGTTTGTACTAGCGGCGCATAGGTGATTGCGGGGTACAAGGATGGACTCTTGTACTAGCGGCGCAtagagttatatatttatatccgtaTAAGGAGAATGCGGGGTGTGTGATCTAGTTATGCACTATCAGCGCATTTGATGTTTTTATGTGGTGTATTAGACACTGTGTTTGTTTTATGCTAGAACTAGGCCTACATAGTCGTAGTGCTATGTACTGAGTCAGTGGTTTGTGGTTTAGCATCCCATACCTCACGGAGTAACTCCCCTGTTACTCACCCCTCCTTCTTTccccctttcaggtgagactgacgagcaggagtgattgctatcggattggtgctttgggagttttatttctttctttttcaaacTTGCGGATTTTATGCTTTTATCGATATTCTCGagatttattatgttatttggATTTATGGCTATTTATTGGATTTACGACTTTGGAGTTGACTTTTGAGAAGTAATAAATGGagatttcagaattttatttgtttattttattttggaaaatacggGTGTTACATATTTATCCAACAAAAAGCTTCTTTACATAATAACACAAAAATAGCTTTTGCGAATTTTCAGCTCTAGTATGGTCATTACCCATGTCTACTTATGTATACGAGTCAAAAGAGTTATTACATAAACATCAAGTTAATTTACAGATGATAGAGTACATGTGATTCGGTGTGTTACCTCATAAGACACATTGTTCTCTTTTTTGACAAGATAAGGCACTTAGCACTTGAGAGACACATTGTTCCCTTTCTTCCCACTGTTGTTTGACAGAGTTACCCCTCAGCTTTGGTTAAGGAAAAGACACGGATGTTcacatatttataatataaaatcttgtCCATATTGTGGGGACCAAATATGTTTCCTTAGAGGAGTTATTAAGGTTGGTTTCTAGGATAGAGGGAAGCATAATAGCCGTTGGATGGATCTCGATCTAATGGTGGGGGGTTGTTATGTATGTAAGGAGTAGGTTTTGTATTAAATGCTTGTGTGTGTTGCTTTCGGCGTGAGGAACGCACTGCAGGAGAAAGGTGAGCTTAGCATTCATCTTGGGACTTTATAGATCTGGGGATTCTTCAACATTGCTAACGTGTAACGTTAAATTATTAATCTTGAACGAAACAGGATTGGAGACATGGACGAGCAGTGTTTGGTTCTAAGTGGAGACTGGGTCTGTGGAGATGGAGGTAAATGGGATTTTGTCATTGAGAAGCATCAGATGGGTCGTATGGTGGCGGTTTACGAGGGTATTGGTTTCCAGGAACTTAAAAGAAATGTTCTCCGTGAGTTTAGAATGGATGAAGCGCAGTTCGGTGTTACGTTGAGCTATTGGCCACCAACAAGTATGGAGCTTGCGACTGGGATTAGGACCCCACCGGTGCTGGTTACTAGTGATGGAGGTGTGAAGTATTTCTGCCAACACTTGAAAGTGAAAGGTGCGATGAATCTGTTTGCTCGGTTTGAAGCGTTAAAGAAGGTTGTGGACACTGATGTTGTGGATGATTCTGGTATGGGGTTTGTGTCACCCGAAGCGGCAAAGTTTTTGTCACCAGATACTGCGAAGTTCCGTAACGGTTCCTCGAAGAAGGGGTTCTGGCCATCTGCTGCTTCAAAGACGAAGGTCATAAACCTTGCTGATGATGTTGATTTTGTACGGGAGGTCGAGAAAGTAGAAGAAAAATTAATGGGTGAAAGGCATGAAGGAGAAAGCAGCAAAGATGTGGGTGAGAGTAGTTACACTGCGGATACCGAGACAGAAGGAACTTTGGAAGAAGATGTGGAGGAGATAGAAGTGAGGCCAAGGGGGTATGACAGGGAGTTTTGGGAACCGCTTTTAGGTGGCGACTATGGTGGTTCCGATGCTGTTAATGTTGTGTTCAACGAGGATGAGATTGTTGAAGGGCTGAAGAAAAAGACAGGGCCAAGATCATACTTTTGTGATACCGGAAGTGCTTTTGACCACTATGTTGAGGTTGGTGGCGAAGGCGGAGGTGAAAGGGAAGCACACATGATGAAGCCAGAGGATTGTAATCCCTGGAATGGAGGTGGGAGTGAGGATGGTGTAGGTAGAAACATGAGCGCTAAACCAACACGTAAGCTTTCAGATATTGATGATGAGGAGTTTGACATCCCCCCAATGTTTGATGATACCGAATACGACGCTGCAGAAATCCCCGACATGGATGTTGATGTAAATGACGGCCAAATAGCTGTGGGGAAAGTGTTTGGTAGTAAGCAAGATTGTCAGATCGCTCTCGCGATATATGCAATTAAGAAGCAGTTTAAGTTTACTCAGACAAGGACGAAAGTTGGTTCTTTTGTGGTGGAGTGTCCAGATAAAAGGTGTGACTGGCGTGTGACAGCACATGAAATAAGGGGTTGTGGTTTCTATGAGATAAGGAAGGCGCAGCTTGATCATATCTGCCCCATTGAATTCAGACAGGGCTACAAGTCGAGAGCAACATCTCGGGTTATTGCAGCAGTGTACAAGGCAAAGTTCGGAGACCCGGGGAAGGCACCAGTGGCTCGTGATTTGCAGAAACTTCTTTTGGAGGACCTCCGTGTAAATGCCTCTTACATGAAGTGCTATAGGGCGAAGGACAAAGCAATATTAGGTGTGCGAGGGTCCGATGAGGACGCCTATTTGAAGCTGCCAGAGTATCTTCACATGCTCAAGCTTGCCAATCCTGGTACAATTGCTGATTTGGAGACAGATGTAGATGAAGATGGTGATGAACGTTTCCTGTACTTGTTTCTCGCATTTGGTGCTTCCATCAGTGGGTTCAGGAAGCTAAGGCATGTTTTGGTGATAGATGGTACACATCTTAGTGGAAAGTATAAAGGTGTTTTGTTAACCGCCAGCGGTCAGGATGCAAATTTTCAGATCTTTCCTTTAGCATTTGCTGTTGTGGACAGTGAGGATGAGGATGCGTGGACATGGTTTTTGCAAAAAGTTGAGAGGATTTTGGGGGATTCTCCTACGCTTGCCATAATATCTGACATGGCTGTTTGTATTTCCAATGCAGTGAGTAAGATTTATCCTCAAGCAAAGCATGGAGCTTGCATAGTTCATTTGGCTAGGAATGTGAACTCTAGGTTCTCTAGCAAACACTTAGCGCAAATGGTGACGGCTGCAGCGATGGCCCATATGCCTAGAGAGTACAAAGAACTCTATGCGAAGATCCGTGCCAGTAACAGTGCTTGCGGGGTATATCTTGGTAAGATTGGTGTTGCTAAATGGTCCCGAGCTAATTTCCCCGGTGAAAGGTATAACATCATGACTAGCAATATTGCTGAGCAGCTGAACAAAGCGCTTTTGGAAGGGAGGGGGGCGAACATTTATGAGTTGGTAAAGTTTATTCAGAGGATGATGACGAGGTGGTTTAGTGCGAGGAGGAAAAAAGCAGAGAAACACAGAGGGGCTGTGAGTGTGGAAGTGGACAAAGAGATGACAAAAAACATGGCAACTGTTAAAGGAAGCAGCATAAATGCTGTGAATAACTGGACGAGCCAGATAGTGGGAAAATTTGGCAGATCAGATAAGGTAATGCTTGCTGAGAAGAAGTGTAGTTGTAAGTATTTTGATAATATCAAAATTCCTTGCGGACATGCGATGCTGGCAGCGGACGGGCTTGGAGTGCCTTACGATACATTGTGCGGTCATTGGTACAAGACAACGGTGTGGCGGGAGACATATGCAGGGGTGATCAGTCCAGAGGAAGACCCAAAGGATGTTGACATACCTGAAGAGGTTAGCAGTATGGTTGTGTACCCTCCAATCACAAAAAGGCAAGCTGGACGTCGTCGCAAGACACGTATCCCATCGACTGGAGAGATACGGGTGAGGTTACGTTTtgtatataaagatattttggtTTGAATTGCTGTTTGGGTGATGGTGTTGTTGTGATCATGTAGGTTCCAAAGAAGAAACTTGTGCAGAACAGGTGTGGTAGGTGTGGAGGGTATGGGCACAATCGCACGAACTGCGCCAACCCCATCTAATAGTTTGTTTTGCAAGATTTTTTTGTTGTGGATCATTTGCTGGTTGGTTGGAAAGACATGCTTGGTGTTCTAAAAGGCCCTTTTTGGAGATTGAAAAACAATTGTGGCGCTTCTCTGTATTTTGCAACTTATTGTAGTTGTTCTTGTAGTTGTTGTTGGGTTCTACGTTTTTAGAGCAAACTTAACGGAGCAAACTTTACGAAGTTGTGAACGaatgtttttgaatttaatttatcTGTGGACGTGTACACGTTTGATTGCACATCTTTTAAGTTAAATTATCACACGAATTTTTGCGAAGTTAAATTATCTGTGGACGTGGGCAAATGTTTATGAAGATTCATATAGTGTGAGTAGGATGATACATGTGATAAGGCTAACGAGTTGATGAACTTAACGAAACTGCGAAATGGGCATGAGGATTCGAACGTTTAAAGCGTAGATAGAACATTACATTACAAAACACAAGAGTTAATGGATGCAGAAAGAGTTGTCCATAAAACATAAGCAGGGTGATACAATTGTTCGAGTAAACAAACTAAATAGATCTGTGACTAGTTAGTGATCTTGGCGTAAATCCATGTCATTGTTCCTACTACAATGGCTGCAACAGCAATGTTGATAAGTTGTGCCCGAGAGTTATTTGCATCGGAGGGCTGATTGGGTGGCTGTAGAGTATCTTTTGTGGCAATAGTTGAGTTGTCGTTTGTCCCTGAGCTAGTAGCTTTGTCAGCAATCAGACTATTGAGCTGAATGAGGGCTTTGTCGAATTGTATTGCCTGTTTTTCGAGACGTTGTGTAGTGTAGATCTTGAATGAGTCCACATCTTCCTTTAGCTGATTATGTTTAGCATCTACCATGTTAACCTCGTCAACAATGGCCTCGTCAACCCATTTGAACAAGTGGTGCTCTGTTTTCCTCTGAAAGTTACAAGAAAAGACTAGTCCAGTACATTGGCGCTAGGAACTATCAGCAGTGTGTTAAGAAAAGTTGTTGGAGCATACCTGTACGCCTAATTTGCAACGGTAAAACCTTCGGAAGAGATTCTCCTTCGTCTGAGCCCCGAATGTAGTCAGCTTCGATCCACACCAACAGGTAGTTGGGATGCCAACAGTTCGACTCCTTGTGCTGGATAgtgaggaagaggaggaagagctcATGTTTGCGTATTTGTTTGagaattttgtaaaaacaaGAGGAAGACGTAAATAGAGAATATGAAATCAGATCTGGCTAGGGATTTTGGTAGGTGAGATTATTAAATAGAAACGAACTTTTGTTTGAGTTCCGGCTGCATTTTGGAGgaggttaacaaaaaaaagtttcattaTATTTGTTGGTCTTGCAAAATCAATTCGAGGAAATCGAATATTCTACATTAACCGGTTGGTCTGTTTGTCGACGTGAAAGTATGTTTATGTGGATGTGGATATAATATGTAAGAATGCATCATCTACAATTGACGTGACCATATTCTAAGCTATAGAAACACAATAAAAGGTAAGTAGTAAGCATAAGAAAGTTTAGATAGAGTTTGAAAGTGATAGAGAGCGTTAAGTTTTTGACAGAAACATGACGAAGAGCACTGCGTTACAACAGAAGCAGAATCCGAAAACTCCCAAATAGTACACAAAAAAAGGGAGGGAAATAGGTGATATCGTCTAAGCATCAGTGAACCGTGCAGCATAATATGAAGGCAAGACTATGGTCTTGTAGATGTCCATCGCATACTGCTTGCGTATGTTGTCCACAATGCGGTCTGTGATGCTGCTCATCTGAGGGGGTGGGTCACCATGGGCGTGCATCTCTAGGAACTTCATACTGACAGGTCCGCAGTCACCAGAGCGAGTGTTTGTGTACAGGTCTGGAATGCGTTTCCACATAAACGGCTTCAGTCCACGGAATTGGGTATGCTCACACATAGCGACTTTCTTGACAACGTAAGGAAGAGAATCGACCAAAGGCTTCATGAACTTCGTGACTCGCCTGACGCCGTATAAAGAAGAAAGAGGATCAAGTATTTCAACGAACCCCAAGTCTAGGTTGATTGCTAAGCCCACCCAGTGAGAGTCGTTCCAGAGCATAGGAGTGTAGATTGTGTGGACATCTTCCATCCACTTCTTACCGGGAAGGAGAACAATGTCGACCAAATTAGCATCCCAGACGAAAGTGTTTTTCTTTCTAGACTTGCTGAAATCGACATGGTTGTCCTGAATAATTTTTGCTAGAGTGGGTGGGGCGAAGGCTGCATGTTCCCTCTGTAGTATGTCTGAGTGTCGCGCGGAAAGCATGTGAACAAGCAATTCCATTTGCTGTGGGAAAACTGACCGTGAGTTTTTAAACAGCATTGAGACCAGGAAAAATGAATCAGAGATCGGGACTTACATAGGTTGTTGTCCATTGCTTTGGTTCTGCTAATTGGAGAAGAGATTTGTTGGAAAATTCAAATTCAAACCGGGTAGTATGGTATCTGCGatgcaaaaaaaattgatgggaTATGAGGAACAATGTGAAAATGTAATAAGAGTGGTTCAGTGTTTGCAAAACTTACACGTTAATGTTTGCTTTAAGAATTTTCTCAAACAGGTCCCATTCCATCTGTGGGAGTGGGCTGATGAGGGCTATAGCAGGAACAAGTGGAGAACTGAATAATTCTTTGGCCAGATGGTTCTGTTCCATAGATGGAACGTGCCTCGGGGGATCTTTTGTCTGTGTGAGGTCGATAACTGCCTCATCATCACCCTGAGACTGTAATGTTTACATAGCATCATGTAATTAACAAGATGAACACAGATGAATTGTGAGTGTGGAAGTGGACAAAGAGATGGAAAAAACGATACCTCATCAGCTGGGGCAGGTACGATTGTTGGACGTCCTATCACTGGTGGAGAGGTTGAAGCTGTGGCTGCAAAAGCATTGGGTGTGGCAGTGTGAGAGAGGAAACCTAAACCACTATCATTACTCTTAGCCGGTGAGGTAAGTGGTGTAAAAGACAGTGGTGACAATCGTAATGGAATATCTGGCGCAGAAGATGGACCAATTGTAGAGTCGAATATTGGTGGGTTGGAAAGAGGTGGGTCTGGGGAGATGGGATCATATATCCTGAGACCATGACATAGAATGTGGTTAATCTCGGGGCTGTTGGGGtgatcacttttatcatatataacAGATTTTGGCTCTGGTCGGTTTGATAGGTGTCTGTGAGGATGAGGTGGAACGATGGGCTGGTTAGGGGTTGTCTGGATGTCGTCCTCAGGAATCGTGTTGGTGGTATTCTCGTCAGGAGGGATCATCTCAGAGTCTGAGTTGTGGTCAGGGGATGTGTGGACGGTGGTGTGGTTGTGGTCGGAAAGGCCGTGGACAGTTGGTGTGTGGATGGTTTCCACACTATCAGGGGAGCTGAAAGGAGTAGGGGTGCGTGGGGGCGAGTCGTTTGGAGTCGTTTGAAGAGGAGTGTTCAGGCTTGCAGAAGCCTGACGTTGTAGATGAACTGCATACTGACTTATGATAGGTGACTGGCTGGATGGTTGCTCATCTGTCTCCATTGCATCCACATCCTACAACCGTAACAAAACAGACTGTGTAAGCAATAATAAGAGAAAGTGTTTGCAATGTATGAGAAACAGAGTTTGATTGAACAAAACCTGATCAGTTGGATGATCATCATCGAGTGGTGGTGCCTGAAC comes from Brassica rapa cultivar Chiifu-401-42 chromosome A02, CAAS_Brap_v3.01, whole genome shotgun sequence and encodes:
- the LOC103862075 gene encoding uncharacterized protein LOC103862075 yields the protein MPPRKRVVRTQSASASREGGDENVPPPVPPIDQDALRQMVQDAARQAAHEAVQQAVQEAARVAAQEVVRQMAAAQQVPPVQVQGHQQPPIQPVPPVQVQGQQQPPIQQVPEVDETLMQVMKQMKTVDLETFGGTVDPFQAYNWKHRLATCMQTINCPLRLCLNIAELYLRGNALVWWDGVQSMRDGDMTYEDFLIAFDKKYFPREALHQKKNAFEHLRQGTRSVREYEREFCQLRLFAGNNFDAEDLIRRFLDGMRVDLRGRCSMVTYTSLEDLVEKAAVQEACIAEEQKYSKAQPKTERTSGSPNMAGDQSGTPSCERCHRYHFGDCVMCFACGRLGHVAKYCRFTKVDGTGTGQVTAPTTLAAASKKCYGCGQPGHIFRDCPRGGRVENPSPAKRQAIAPREFAARGNERVEPADGMYLFTLVVYVCACCLLRLSCV
- the LOC103854327 gene encoding uncharacterized protein At4g04775, whose protein sequence is MSSSSSSSLSSTRSRTVGIPTTCWCGSKLTTFGAQTKENLFRRFYRCKLGVQRKTEHHLFKWVDEAIVDEVNMVDAKHNQLKEDVDSFKIYTTQRLEKQAIQFDKALIQLNSLIADKATSSGTNDNSTIATKDTLQPPNQPSDANNSRAQLINIAVAAIVVGTMTWIYAKITN